The following proteins come from a genomic window of Nostoc sp. TCL26-01:
- the rpsD gene encoding 30S ribosomal protein S4, with protein MSRYRGPRLRIARRLGELPGLTRKSARRAYPPGQHGQNRKKRSEYAVRLEEKQKLRFNYGLTEKQLLRYIRKARRVTGSTGQVLLQLLEMRLDNTVFRLGMAPTIPAARQLVNHGHVTVNGRVVNIASYQCRPGEEIAVRDRAPSRKLVETNLQYPGLANLPSHLEFDKNKLVGKVNSVIEREWVALQVNELLVVEYYSRQA; from the coding sequence ATGTCCCGATATCGAGGGCCACGCCTGAGAATTGCACGTCGCTTAGGCGAATTGCCAGGATTAACACGTAAAAGCGCTAGACGCGCTTATCCACCAGGACAGCATGGACAGAACCGCAAGAAGCGCTCTGAATATGCTGTTCGTCTAGAAGAAAAGCAAAAACTGCGTTTCAACTACGGTTTGACCGAAAAGCAACTGTTACGTTACATTCGTAAAGCTAGACGAGTCACAGGTTCCACTGGACAAGTGCTGCTACAACTGCTAGAAATGCGCTTGGATAATACAGTTTTTCGTTTAGGAATGGCTCCGACGATTCCAGCTGCGCGTCAGCTAGTCAACCACGGTCATGTTACAGTTAACGGTCGTGTAGTCAATATTGCTAGCTATCAGTGTCGTCCAGGCGAAGAAATTGCTGTCCGCGACAGAGCGCCTTCTCGGAAGTTAGTAGAAACTAATTTGCAATATCCCGGTTTAGCTAATCTTCCCAGCCATTTGGAATTTGACAAAAACAAATTGGTGGGAAAAGTCAACAGTGTCATTGAGCGAGAATGGGTGGCGCTACAAGTTAATGAACTGCTGGTTGTGGAATACTACTCACGACAAGCGTAA
- the moaA gene encoding GTP 3',8-cyclase MoaA, translating into MNQVDYLRISLIDRCNFRCQYCMPEGSELDYILKQQLLTDAELLTLIKEVFIPVGFTRFRLTGGEPLLRPRVVELVEAITSLPATQDISMTTNGFLLAPIAQNLYDAGLQRINISLDSLDPHIFDQIIGSRGRSRWQQVWDGIQAAYHVGFDPLKLNVVVIPGVNDHEILDLAALTIDKQWHVRFIEFMPIGNSELFGDRGWISSSELRQQISDHWGLTESQVCGAGPADVCQIPGAKGTLGFISQMSECFCDRCNRMRLSADGWLRPCLLNETGQLDLKTALRHGVSTIHLQEKVKHLLAIKPEINFKGRDSGTTGAYSRTMSQIGG; encoded by the coding sequence ATGAATCAGGTAGACTACCTCCGCATTAGTTTAATTGATCGCTGCAATTTTCGTTGTCAGTATTGTATGCCAGAGGGATCGGAATTAGACTATATCCTTAAGCAGCAATTGTTGACTGATGCGGAATTGCTCACTTTAATCAAAGAAGTATTTATTCCTGTAGGTTTTACTCGGTTTCGCTTAACAGGGGGTGAGCCTTTGCTGCGTCCCCGTGTGGTGGAGTTGGTAGAAGCGATCACTTCTCTACCTGCAACCCAAGACATCTCCATGACAACAAACGGCTTTTTACTCGCACCCATCGCCCAAAATCTCTATGATGCTGGTTTGCAACGCATCAATATCAGCCTAGATTCCCTTGATCCCCACATATTTGACCAAATTATTGGTAGTCGTGGGCGATCGCGTTGGCAACAAGTTTGGGATGGAATTCAAGCTGCTTATCATGTAGGCTTTGACCCGTTAAAGCTGAATGTAGTGGTAATTCCTGGAGTCAATGACCACGAAATTTTGGATTTAGCCGCCTTAACCATTGATAAACAATGGCACGTCAGATTTATTGAATTTATGCCCATTGGTAATAGCGAATTATTTGGCGATCGCGGTTGGATATCTTCATCCGAGTTACGCCAACAAATTAGCGATCACTGGGGCTTGACAGAATCACAAGTTTGTGGGGCTGGCCCCGCCGATGTCTGCCAAATTCCTGGTGCGAAGGGGACGCTAGGATTTATCAGTCAAATGTCAGAATGTTTTTGCGATCGCTGTAACCGAATGCGCCTGAGTGCTGATGGTTGGCTCAGACCATGTTTATTAAACGAAACTGGTCAACTTGACTTAAAAACAGCCCTACGTCATGGCGTGAGTACTATTCACCTACAAGAAAAAGTCAAACACCTGCTGGCAATTAAGCCAGAAATTAACTTTAAAGGGCGCGACTCTGGTACTACAGGCGCTTACAGCCGTACCATGTCGCAAATTGGCGGTTAA
- a CDS encoding type II toxin-antitoxin system ParD family antitoxin, with product MSIELKPETQQMIKSHIATGIYADADDVIIRALNLLAEWEEGYRQWEEEARKKIEIAAEQLDRGEGIDAEVVIARLQEKLRQAKEAQG from the coding sequence ATGAGTATTGAACTTAAACCAGAAACACAACAAATGATCAAGTCTCACATTGCTACTGGTATCTATGCTGATGCAGATGATGTGATAATTAGAGCATTAAATTTACTGGCAGAATGGGAGGAAGGCTATAGGCAATGGGAAGAAGAAGCTAGAAAAAAAATTGAAATTGCTGCTGAACAATTAGATAGAGGTGAAGGAATAGATGCAGAAGTTGTAATTGCCAGACTGCAAGAGAAATTACGTCAAGCCAAAGAGGCGCAAGGATGA
- a CDS encoding type II toxin-antitoxin system RelE/ParE family toxin yields the protein MVISPEASQDLEEIIDYFSNINIEAGEDFLKEFDKKCKYLVDFPHMGRSYKHIKDYLRGIPLDRYIIFYRLINNGIEIMHIVSGYRDFKSLFAE from the coding sequence TTGGTTATTTCTCCAGAAGCAAGCCAAGATTTAGAAGAAATTATTGATTATTTTTCTAATATCAATATTGAAGCTGGGGAGGATTTTTTGAAGGAGTTTGATAAAAAGTGTAAATATTTAGTAGATTTCCCCCATATGGGGCGTAGTTATAAACATATTAAAGATTATTTAAGAGGTATTCCTTTAGACAGGTATATTATTTTTTATAGATTAATAAATAATGGTATTGAAATTATGCACATTGTCAGTGGATATCGAGATTTTAAATCTTTATTTGCTGAGTAA
- a CDS encoding aromatic ring-hydroxylating dioxygenase subunit alpha yields the protein MSTFFQSVQSCDVRQLGINPEHWYVVARSSEVTNKPLGVEIWHQAIALYRDSNGKVHALEDRCPHRQVKLSHGLVIGDELECAYHGWRFHSQGECAAVPYLAANQKLPNCKIRSFPVKEQDGFIWLFPGDQKPSVEPLALPEWDHLNYIATVSVINCQAHYSYLIENLMDMYHGHLHQDLQAWAAAELQDIDEDDHHVDAHYQAQSYYKIDKIWSISQLFFPALRRLHPEPLDVSYVYPHWMSTLGKDFKIYCLLCPVSETQTKAYLIHFTSLNAFWRLHKLPIWFRRLIKNSLFGAAQKLLDGLVVQDVQMIEEEQQAYLQAPQRRNYELNRALVSVQKLMRNQVENWRMRKRE from the coding sequence ATGTCCACTTTCTTCCAGAGTGTGCAGAGTTGTGATGTTCGTCAGTTAGGGATTAACCCTGAACATTGGTATGTAGTTGCACGTAGTAGTGAAGTCACAAATAAGCCCTTGGGAGTGGAAATTTGGCATCAGGCGATCGCTCTTTATCGAGATAGCAACGGCAAGGTTCACGCCCTAGAAGACCGTTGTCCCCATCGTCAAGTTAAACTCAGTCATGGGTTAGTCATAGGCGATGAATTGGAATGTGCTTATCACGGTTGGCGCTTCCATTCTCAAGGTGAATGTGCAGCAGTTCCATATCTAGCAGCAAATCAAAAATTACCTAATTGCAAAATCCGTTCTTTTCCAGTCAAAGAACAAGACGGTTTTATTTGGTTATTTCCTGGAGATCAAAAACCATCTGTAGAACCTCTGGCTTTACCAGAATGGGATCATTTAAATTATATTGCTACAGTTTCAGTTATTAACTGTCAGGCTCATTATTCTTATTTAATTGAAAATCTGATGGATATGTATCACGGACATTTACATCAGGATTTACAAGCTTGGGCAGCAGCAGAACTACAAGATATTGATGAAGATGATCATCATGTAGACGCTCATTATCAAGCCCAAAGTTATTATAAAATCGATAAAATTTGGTCTATCTCCCAGCTATTTTTCCCAGCCTTACGACGCTTACATCCAGAACCCTTAGATGTGAGTTATGTTTATCCTCATTGGATGTCTACTTTAGGCAAAGACTTTAAGATTTATTGTTTATTATGTCCAGTGAGTGAGACGCAAACCAAAGCCTACTTAATCCATTTCACATCATTAAACGCTTTTTGGCGATTACATAAATTACCAATATGGTTTCGACGGTTGATTAAAAATAGTTTGTTTGGTGCAGCCCAAAAGTTGCTAGATGGCTTAGTTGTTCAAGATGTGCAGATGATTGAAGAAGAACAGCAAGCTTATCTACAAGCACCACAAAGACGCAATTATGAGTTAAATCGAGCCTTGGTAAGTGTGCAAAAGTTGATGAGAAATCAGGTAGAAAATTGGAGAATGAGAAAGAGAGAGTAG
- a CDS encoding GAF domain-containing protein, whose protein sequence is MSVQQRNLGENADLMIVTQNPENHNLPTNSSPVGALARRKGTISTFLAPLTQDTFKQVVTEVEQKLQIVHQTLSMLDSHGFETILQEMLHSITLKTGELLGADRTTIFLLDEEKQELWSIVAEGEGNRSLEIRIPADKGIAGEVATFKKVINIPFDFYHDPRSIFAQEQEKRTGYRTYTMLALPLLNEQGRLVAVVQLLNKLKSFSSADAPLAERIDTIGFTGADEQLFQEFAPSIRLILESSRSFYMATQKQRAAAAMMKAVKSLSQSSLDLEDTLKRVMDEAKELMNADRSTLWLIDREKQELWTKITQDDGSTKELRVPVGRGFAGKVAVSGQKLNIPFDLYDQPDSETAKQLDQQNGYRTCSLLCMPVFNGDQELIGVTQLVNKKKTGDFPPYHPHTWPKAPEYFQASFDRNDEEFMEAFNIQAGVALQNAQLFARVKQQEQLQRDILRSLSNGVISTDKSGSIIAANESAKRLLGLDAEDRLEGRLINEAIAIKEGNFSNWCGDALQGTDIKLRQQYYPDRTLINGDAEQHSINLSINTIADASDPQQVCGALVVMEDISDEKRLKSTMYRYMTQELAEELLKLDDAKLGGDRKEVSILFSDIRGYTTLTENLEAEEVVSMLNEYFESMVEAVFKHKGTLDKYIGDAIMAVFGSPLPLEEHAWMAVQTSIEMRHRLHEFNQRRHAANKPRINIGIGINSDTVISGNIGSSKRMEFTAIGDGVNLGSRLESVSKQYGCDIILSENTFKPCQEHIWARELDYIRVKGKNVPVSIYELIGVRSEPINSEKLQVIEHYHKGREYYLQQEFPLARAEFAKVLAVDKHDKAAMLHLLRCQHWLQSPPTTSEWDEGVWTFQEK, encoded by the coding sequence ATGTCAGTGCAACAGCGTAATTTGGGGGAGAATGCTGATTTGATGATTGTTACTCAGAACCCAGAAAATCACAACTTGCCAACAAATTCTTCTCCCGTAGGCGCACTAGCCCGCAGAAAAGGGACTATTTCTACGTTTCTGGCTCCTCTGACTCAGGATACTTTTAAACAAGTCGTTACAGAAGTAGAGCAAAAGCTGCAAATTGTCCATCAAACCCTGTCAATGTTAGATTCTCATGGGTTTGAAACGATTTTGCAAGAAATGTTGCACTCAATTACCTTGAAAACTGGGGAATTGCTGGGAGCAGACAGGACAACTATATTTTTATTAGATGAAGAAAAGCAAGAACTGTGGTCAATTGTCGCCGAAGGGGAAGGCAATCGCTCCTTAGAAATTCGTATCCCCGCCGACAAAGGGATTGCAGGTGAGGTTGCTACTTTCAAAAAAGTAATTAATATTCCCTTTGATTTTTATCACGATCCTCGGTCTATATTTGCTCAAGAACAAGAAAAAAGAACTGGCTATCGTACTTATACTATGTTGGCGTTGCCATTGTTGAATGAGCAAGGACGATTAGTTGCTGTAGTACAATTACTCAATAAATTAAAATCTTTCTCTAGTGCTGATGCACCTCTGGCAGAACGCATCGATACTATCGGTTTTACTGGTGCAGATGAGCAATTATTTCAAGAATTTGCCCCCTCAATTCGCTTGATTTTAGAGTCGTCGCGTTCTTTTTACATGGCTACTCAAAAACAACGAGCTGCGGCGGCGATGATGAAGGCTGTTAAATCTCTGAGTCAAAGTAGCCTGGATTTAGAAGATACTCTCAAACGGGTGATGGATGAAGCTAAGGAACTGATGAACGCCGATCGCAGTACCTTGTGGCTAATCGACCGGGAAAAACAGGAATTATGGACAAAAATCACTCAAGATGATGGTTCGACAAAGGAGTTGCGCGTACCAGTAGGTAGAGGTTTTGCGGGTAAAGTAGCTGTATCTGGGCAAAAACTCAATATACCTTTTGATTTGTATGATCAACCTGACTCTGAGACAGCCAAACAACTCGATCAACAAAATGGCTACCGTACCTGTAGTTTATTGTGTATGCCAGTGTTTAATGGCGATCAAGAATTGATTGGGGTGACGCAACTAGTAAATAAAAAGAAAACAGGAGATTTCCCTCCCTATCATCCCCATACTTGGCCGAAAGCACCAGAATATTTTCAAGCCAGTTTTGACCGCAATGACGAAGAGTTCATGGAAGCTTTTAATATCCAAGCTGGGGTAGCGCTACAAAATGCTCAGTTATTTGCCAGAGTCAAGCAACAAGAACAACTACAACGGGATATTTTGCGGAGTCTGTCGAATGGCGTGATTTCTACAGATAAATCTGGATCAATTATTGCTGCGAATGAAAGTGCTAAACGTTTGTTGGGGTTAGATGCAGAAGATCGTTTAGAAGGTAGATTGATTAATGAAGCGATCGCTATCAAGGAAGGTAATTTTAGCAACTGGTGTGGAGATGCTTTACAAGGAACAGATATCAAACTTCGCCAGCAATATTACCCTGATCGCACACTGATCAATGGTGACGCAGAACAACATAGTATTAACTTATCAATCAATACCATTGCTGATGCTAGCGATCCGCAACAAGTTTGTGGCGCGTTGGTGGTGATGGAAGATATTAGTGATGAGAAACGCCTCAAGAGTACCATGTACCGCTATATGACCCAGGAATTAGCGGAAGAATTATTGAAATTGGATGATGCTAAACTGGGAGGCGATCGCAAAGAGGTTTCGATTTTATTCTCTGATATTCGGGGCTACACCACTTTAACTGAAAATCTGGAAGCAGAAGAAGTGGTGAGTATGCTTAATGAATATTTTGAGTCAATGGTAGAGGCTGTTTTTAAACACAAAGGCACTCTTGATAAATATATCGGTGATGCCATCATGGCTGTATTTGGTTCTCCTTTACCATTAGAAGAACACGCTTGGATGGCAGTACAAACATCGATAGAAATGCGTCATCGGTTGCACGAATTTAATCAACGTCGTCATGCGGCAAATAAACCGAGAATTAACATTGGCATCGGCATTAATTCTGACACAGTAATTAGCGGTAATATTGGTTCTAGTAAACGCATGGAATTTACAGCCATTGGTGATGGTGTAAATCTTGGTTCCCGCTTAGAAAGTGTTAGTAAACAGTATGGCTGTGACATTATTCTCAGCGAGAATACATTTAAACCATGCCAAGAACATATTTGGGCCAGAGAATTAGATTATATTCGTGTTAAAGGTAAAAATGTACCTGTATCTATATACGAATTAATCGGTGTTCGTTCTGAACCCATCAATAGTGAAAAATTGCAAGTAATTGAACATTATCACAAAGGTCGTGAGTACTATCTCCAGCAAGAGTTTCCCTTAGCAAGAGCAGAGTTTGCCAAAGTTTTAGCCGTCGATAAACATGATAAGGCTGCTATGTTGCATCTGCTACGTTGTCAGCATTGGTTACAATCACCCCCAACAACTTCAGAATGGGATGAGGGTGTGTGGACGTTTCAGGAAAAGTAA
- a CDS encoding YbhN family protein, with the protein MSIKLKQVLRWVILGATLIFLAKALQDHWLEVTATRIDEVGWAILAIATGITLLAHTWAGWVWTWVLQDLNQSVPISQFIQTYLKTNIAKYLPGNVWHHYGRIVAAKNANVVAGAATLSVLLEPLLMAAAALIIVVLFGSEFAVRNYSLTLQILQSLSLVMILCAIHPRFLNLLISLAYKLKTKKSSHPASTAFKVKRYPWKPLLGELGFLALRGTGFILTIFALMPLDMSQIPLLLGAFSCAWVLGLVVPGAPGGLGVFEATALALLQNRFPSAVVISAIALYRLISIIAETSGAGLAWLDERLAKS; encoded by the coding sequence ATGAGTATAAAATTGAAGCAAGTTTTACGCTGGGTAATTTTAGGGGCGACGCTGATTTTTTTAGCTAAAGCCTTGCAGGATCATTGGTTAGAGGTGACGGCTACCCGGATTGATGAAGTTGGGTGGGCAATTTTAGCGATCGCTACAGGTATAACTTTACTAGCTCATACTTGGGCAGGTTGGGTTTGGACTTGGGTTTTGCAAGATTTAAATCAATCTGTACCGATTTCTCAATTTATCCAAACGTACCTGAAAACCAATATTGCCAAGTATTTACCAGGAAACGTGTGGCATCATTATGGGCGAATTGTGGCAGCGAAAAATGCCAATGTTGTGGCTGGTGCAGCTACCTTGAGTGTTTTACTAGAACCCTTATTGATGGCGGCGGCGGCTTTAATTATTGTTGTCTTATTTGGAAGTGAATTTGCTGTGAGGAATTACAGCTTGACGCTGCAAATTTTACAGTCATTGAGTTTAGTTATGATCCTCTGTGCGATACATCCCCGATTTTTAAATCTATTGATCAGTCTGGCATACAAACTCAAGACAAAAAAATCTTCTCATCCAGCAAGTACAGCTTTTAAGGTAAAACGCTATCCCTGGAAACCACTGTTAGGGGAGTTGGGATTTTTAGCTTTGCGGGGTACGGGGTTTATTTTAACTATATTTGCTCTCATGCCCTTAGATATGAGTCAAATTCCCTTGTTATTGGGTGCTTTTAGTTGTGCTTGGGTGCTGGGGTTGGTGGTTCCCGGTGCGCCTGGGGGTTTGGGTGTATTTGAAGCGACAGCTCTTGCACTTTTGCAAAACCGCTTTCCCTCGGCGGTGGTGATTAGTGCGATCGCCCTATATCGTTTAATTAGTATTATTGCGGAAACATCTGGTGCTGGTTTGGCTTGGCTAGATGAACGCCTTGCTAAATCCTAG
- a CDS encoding DUF6658 family protein yields the protein MNSLMNVWKKLQLRQIVTVFLAGILLIANTNQASLLDNSKLLITTNTESELLYPGAETPAGRIEKERELPIITQEDFQRPEPGNLIQNEPNVGTRIQERLETVKESVQEASKFLQNSADEATSRPELQPNQAVRK from the coding sequence GTGAATAGTTTAATGAATGTATGGAAAAAACTGCAACTACGCCAAATAGTTACCGTATTTTTGGCTGGTATATTGTTAATAGCTAATACAAACCAAGCCAGTCTATTAGACAACTCCAAATTATTGATTACCACAAATACAGAATCAGAACTTCTTTATCCCGGTGCAGAAACACCAGCAGGCAGAATCGAGAAAGAAAGAGAATTGCCTATCATCACTCAAGAAGATTTTCAACGCCCTGAACCAGGAAATTTAATTCAGAATGAACCAAATGTAGGTACTCGCATTCAAGAACGCCTAGAAACTGTCAAGGAATCAGTACAAGAAGCTTCTAAGTTTTTACAAAACTCAGCAGATGAAGCTACTTCTAGACCAGAATTACAACCAAATCAGGCAGTTCGTAAATAA
- the larC gene encoding nickel pincer cofactor biosynthesis protein LarC, producing MSKIAYLQCPTGISGDMCLGALVSLGVPVEYLREKLDNLGLAQEYKLWAELVQRNGQQATKVHVDLIEHHHHHHEHDHEHHHQHTRHLPEIEQMILQAGLPPRAEAWSLAVFRQLAVAEGAVHGISPEKVHFHEVGAVDAIVDIVGTCLGLDWLGIANDQAGFPLLYCSPFPTGGGTVRAAHGQMAVPVPAVLKLWEMRGCPVYSNGIDRELVTPTGAAIATTLVREFGDTPPMTLQQVGLGAGTINLPIPNILRLWLGESASLQAKVSNFQENSPNLETISVLETQIDDLNPQAIGYIFEALFAVGAVDVFTQSIGMKKSRPGILLTVICHPENLLDCEAVIFRETTTLGIRRTTQQRSILEREMQQVATKYGTVRIKVAWQGKSAQKSLANVQPEYEDCAELARKYNIPWREVHQVVLHNWYLENQNF from the coding sequence ATGAGCAAAATTGCTTATCTTCAATGTCCGACGGGGATTTCTGGTGATATGTGCCTGGGTGCGTTAGTTAGTCTGGGTGTGCCGGTGGAGTATCTGAGGGAAAAACTAGATAATCTAGGACTTGCTCAGGAGTATAAATTATGGGCAGAACTGGTACAAAGGAATGGCCAGCAAGCAACTAAGGTTCATGTGGATTTAATCGAGCATCACCATCACCATCATGAGCATGATCACGAACACCATCATCAGCACACCCGTCACCTACCGGAAATTGAGCAGATGATTTTGCAGGCGGGATTGCCACCACGAGCTGAGGCTTGGAGTTTGGCTGTATTTCGCCAATTAGCGGTTGCTGAAGGGGCTGTACATGGAATTTCGCCGGAAAAGGTGCATTTTCATGAAGTGGGTGCGGTGGATGCGATTGTGGATATTGTTGGCACTTGCTTAGGATTAGATTGGTTAGGCATTGCTAATGATCAGGCAGGATTCCCACTGCTTTATTGTTCACCATTTCCCACTGGTGGGGGAACTGTACGAGCTGCTCATGGACAGATGGCTGTCCCTGTACCGGCTGTTTTGAAGTTATGGGAAATGCGGGGTTGTCCGGTTTACAGTAATGGCATTGATCGAGAATTAGTCACACCAACCGGAGCTGCGATCGCCACCACTTTAGTGAGAGAATTTGGCGATACACCACCCATGACACTCCAACAAGTAGGATTGGGAGCCGGTACAATCAACCTACCTATTCCTAATATACTACGGCTGTGGCTGGGTGAAAGCGCTAGTCTCCAGGCAAAGGTCAGCAATTTTCAGGAAAATAGCCCAAATCTGGAAACTATTTCCGTATTAGAAACACAAATTGATGATTTAAATCCGCAAGCGATCGGTTATATCTTTGAAGCATTGTTTGCTGTGGGTGCAGTCGATGTCTTTACTCAATCCATAGGCATGAAAAAATCCCGTCCGGGGATTTTACTAACTGTAATTTGCCATCCAGAAAATTTACTCGATTGTGAAGCAGTGATTTTCCGCGAAACCACAACTTTAGGAATTCGCCGCACGACTCAACAGCGTTCTATTTTAGAACGAGAAATGCAACAAGTAGCCACTAAATATGGCACAGTGAGAATTAAAGTAGCATGGCAAGGAAAATCTGCCCAAAAATCTCTTGCTAATGTCCAACCAGAATACGAAGATTGTGCCGAATTAGCTCGCAAATACAATATTCCCTGGCGAGAAGTTCACCAGGTAGTTTTGCATAATTGGTATTTAGAAAATCAAAATTTCTAG